In Treponema primitia ZAS-2, a genomic segment contains:
- a CDS encoding peptide ABC transporter substrate-binding protein: protein MLTKCGAVLVVLCLFFAGVPGAFAQPMQDQSGPQPGQTAPAASPAPGTAPAADAPASPAPESPGQRPLAPPSAADAPASPSPESPGQLVPPPTAETPVPGEVPTAPDFAESRPQIANREELTIVISRDEVELDFRKSYLASEAQLFTALYEGLFSYHPYTMEPVPAAASAWEVSEDKKEWTFTIRETARFWNGDPLRAEDFRAAWISLLDPKRQSPYSSLFDIIEGARDYRLGNISDPAEVGISAPEPRKLVVKLNSPASFFPSMLCHHSFSPIHSAMLENEDWSRFPPVSNGPFYILENTEDSIVLTRNELYWDVGRVALKKIVVKYSEDADEASAFWNSGEARWIAGDVNMETLTDRSGIVVNPMFATHYYFIRSSLKPWSDPRVRRALAIALPWEQVRQGHFLPAKTLIYPISGYPEVEGLDTTDIDEAKRLLSEAGYPDGMGLPQLVIRLTPSPEAARIGGLMASTWKDELGIQVKVEVVPYRRYFETLKEDNYQVGFSTWIGDFPDPYTFLQMWRRDSNLNDARYDDADYEDLMEKSMSEDGTARLETLAAAEKLLLSRGAVLPISFSPAVNVVDTDELEGWFPNALDIHPVKYFSFKAFRPLPGVTMLTH from the coding sequence TTGTTAACAAAATGCGGGGCTGTACTTGTGGTACTGTGCCTTTTCTTCGCCGGCGTGCCCGGCGCCTTTGCTCAGCCCATGCAGGACCAATCGGGTCCCCAGCCGGGACAGACTGCTCCAGCTGCGTCCCCAGCGCCGGGTACTGCCCCAGCAGCGGACGCCCCTGCTTCCCCTGCGCCTGAGTCCCCCGGACAGCGCCCACTAGCGCCTCCATCTGCGGCGGATGCCCCGGCTTCCCCCTCGCCTGAATCCCCCGGGCAGCTAGTACCGCCCCCAACAGCGGAAACCCCCGTGCCCGGCGAAGTTCCTACAGCGCCGGACTTTGCCGAATCCCGGCCCCAGATTGCGAACCGGGAAGAGCTGACCATAGTGATTTCCCGGGACGAGGTGGAGCTGGATTTTCGGAAATCCTACCTTGCCAGCGAAGCCCAGCTATTTACCGCCCTTTACGAGGGGCTGTTCTCCTACCATCCCTATACCATGGAACCGGTACCTGCCGCAGCCAGCGCCTGGGAGGTCTCGGAGGATAAAAAAGAGTGGACCTTCACCATCCGGGAAACCGCCCGGTTTTGGAACGGGGACCCCCTCAGGGCGGAGGATTTCCGGGCCGCCTGGATTTCCCTGCTGGACCCCAAGCGGCAGTCCCCCTATTCGTCCCTCTTTGACATCATCGAAGGCGCCCGGGATTACCGGCTGGGTAATATCAGCGATCCCGCCGAGGTAGGCATTTCAGCCCCCGAACCCCGCAAACTGGTGGTAAAACTCAACTCCCCGGCCTCCTTCTTCCCCAGTATGCTCTGCCATCACTCCTTCAGCCCCATACATTCCGCCATGCTGGAAAATGAAGACTGGTCCCGGTTTCCACCGGTTTCCAACGGCCCTTTTTATATCTTGGAAAATACCGAGGACTCCATAGTGCTTACCCGGAATGAACTCTACTGGGATGTGGGCCGGGTAGCCTTGAAGAAGATCGTGGTCAAATATTCGGAAGACGCAGATGAAGCCTCGGCGTTCTGGAATTCCGGGGAAGCCCGGTGGATCGCCGGGGATGTGAATATGGAAACCCTGACGGATCGCAGCGGCATCGTGGTTAACCCCATGTTTGCCACCCACTACTACTTTATCCGCTCCTCCCTCAAACCCTGGTCGGATCCCCGGGTCCGGCGAGCCCTGGCCATAGCCCTGCCCTGGGAGCAGGTCCGGCAAGGCCATTTCCTCCCCGCCAAGACCCTCATCTACCCCATATCGGGCTACCCGGAAGTTGAAGGCCTGGATACCACGGACATTGACGAGGCCAAGCGGCTCCTGAGCGAAGCAGGATACCCCGATGGGATGGGCCTGCCCCAACTGGTGATACGCCTGACCCCCTCCCCGGAAGCCGCCCGTATCGGAGGCCTCATGGCCTCCACCTGGAAAGACGAACTGGGGATCCAGGTAAAGGTAGAGGTGGTTCCTTACAGGCGGTATTTTGAAACCCTGAAAGAGGATAACTACCAGGTAGGCTTTTCAACCTGGATAGGCGATTTCCCGGACCCCTATACCTTCCTCCAGATGTGGCGCCGGGACTCCAACCTGAATGACGCCCGGTACGACGATGCGGATTACGAAGACCTGATGGAAAAGTCCATGTCCGAAGACGGAACTGCCCGCTTGGAAACCCTGGCAGCGGCAGAAAAACTCCTCCTGTCCCGCGGGGCAGTACTCCCCATTTCCTTCAGCCCCGCTGTGAACGTGGTAGACACCGACGAACTGGAAGGCTGGTTCCCCAATGCCCTGGACATACACCCGGTCAAGTATTTTTCGTTTAAGGCCTTCCGGCCCCTGCCGGGGGTAACGATGCTGACTCATTGA
- a CDS encoding SPOR domain-containing protein, with protein MEKKKLLLIAVSVGVFLVIVIGACILVVAPKGPSPAAAAVSVKPQVRPIPVGEPEDTALLPASVNAVELVKNSIDITGLQTPPEAGKQQENVFYIYGENPNETVTVDRSTTTSGNRLIVDVPRPTTAAVPNAPRPAARTSAPAAAPARQPTAAPSTVASVPSPSKARDNYWVQTGSFSTKVRAEGVRETLSGKGITSLIENREVEGKTYFRVRVGPYTSKNEADYWLALIKSINGFEESQVWKSPAK; from the coding sequence ATGGAAAAGAAAAAATTACTCCTCATTGCGGTTTCGGTGGGTGTTTTCCTGGTCATTGTGATAGGAGCTTGTATATTGGTGGTTGCACCCAAGGGGCCCTCCCCTGCTGCGGCTGCGGTATCGGTTAAACCCCAGGTGCGCCCGATCCCTGTGGGGGAGCCGGAAGACACGGCCCTGTTGCCGGCATCGGTCAATGCGGTGGAGCTGGTTAAGAATTCTATTGACATCACCGGGCTTCAGACCCCGCCTGAGGCGGGCAAACAGCAGGAAAATGTCTTTTACATTTACGGCGAAAATCCCAATGAGACGGTGACCGTGGATCGAAGCACCACCACAAGCGGCAATCGGCTGATCGTTGACGTGCCCCGTCCTACAACTGCGGCGGTTCCCAATGCGCCCCGCCCTGCCGCAAGGACTTCAGCTCCTGCTGCCGCCCCGGCCCGGCAGCCCACTGCGGCGCCCAGCACTGTCGCCTCGGTCCCGTCCCCGTCCAAAGCCCGGGACAATTACTGGGTACAGACCGGCTCCTTCTCCACCAAGGTCCGGGCCGAAGGGGTCAGAGAAACTCTCTCCGGCAAGGGCATTACCTCGTTGATAGAAAATCGCGAGGTAGAAGGGAAAACCTATTTCCGGGTACGGGTAGGCCCCTACACCTCCAAAAACGAAGCCGACTACTGGCTGGCCCTGATCAAATCCATTAACGGCTTTGAAGAAAGCCAGGTGTGGAAAAGTCCCGCTAAATAA
- the coaE gene encoding dephospho-CoA kinase (Dephospho-CoA kinase (CoaE) performs the final step in coenzyme A biosynthesis.) — translation MQTVEHSTNQKKIIGLTGPYCAGKNFIGRLLEERGLPVLDVDKLGHQAIEAGKAAILERFGVDILDEAGAIDRRLLGQKVFGSPAELAALEGIVHPLANRMTDEWIAEQGDRPCVINAALLHRSSVFKRLDCIFLVQAPFLVRLLRARKRDGLPLGQVLRRFKSQKDFTSQYLEKKVDIYIIENPGYFGFCAPLDRRRIETRLNEILSREGTA, via the coding sequence ATGCAGACTGTGGAACATAGTACAAATCAGAAAAAGATCATCGGTCTAACCGGGCCCTACTGCGCGGGAAAAAACTTCATAGGCCGGCTTCTGGAGGAACGGGGGCTGCCGGTGCTGGATGTGGACAAACTAGGGCACCAGGCCATTGAGGCCGGGAAGGCGGCCATCCTGGAGCGCTTCGGGGTGGATATTCTGGACGAGGCGGGGGCTATAGACCGGCGGCTTTTAGGGCAGAAGGTTTTCGGCAGCCCGGCGGAATTGGCCGCATTGGAGGGGATAGTCCACCCTCTGGCTAACCGCATGACCGATGAGTGGATTGCAGAACAGGGGGACCGGCCCTGTGTGATCAACGCGGCGCTGCTTCACCGATCTTCGGTCTTTAAAAGGCTGGACTGCATATTCCTGGTGCAGGCGCCCTTCCTGGTCCGGCTCCTCCGGGCCCGGAAACGGGATGGGCTCCCCCTGGGACAGGTACTGCGCCGATTTAAAAGTCAAAAGGATTTCACCTCTCAATATTTAGAAAAAAAGGTCGATATTTATATAATAGAAAACCCGGGATATTTTGGTTTCTGCGCTCCCCTGGATAGGCGGCGTATAGAAACCAGGCTTAACGAAATACTCTCCCGGGAGGGGACGGCATAA